Genomic DNA from Betaproteobacteria bacterium:
CCCCGCCGAGTTTCCCTTCGGCGCCGGGACACTGGTGCCGATGCGCGGCGGTGGCACCGTCAGCTGGCGGATGGTCTAGCCTCGGGCACAGTCCGCGGCAGGTCGCGCGTCCGGCTCACGGCTTGACCGGGAGCCAGGTCAGCGTTCCCGCTTTCATGTCGGGCACGATGAGAAAACGCCCGCTGGCGTCGAGCGTCAGGTCGGCCGCCGCTTCGAAGCTCTGTTCGTATTTGATGGGCACCGGTGTCGATCCGGTCAGCGGCATCCGCCAGACGTGCCCGTTCTTCCAGTCGCTGATATAGAGCTGCCGCTTGCGATCCAGCGCGAGCCCGTCGCCCCCGCCGAAACCGGTGGCGAGCTTGCGGCTCTTTTTCTTCCGGTCGAGCGAGATGCGATAGAGGTCGCCCGACGCGAAGTCGACGACGATGAGCGCGTTCGGTCCGTCCATGACGAGGCCGTTCGGGCTCTTCACCAGCGGGTCGAGGGAAGTGTTGGTGACTAGACTGACCTTGCCCGTGGGCGAGACCTTGAAGATCGCACCGCCCATGCCCTTGGCGCCGCTGTCGGACACATACCAGTGCCCGGCGCCGTCGTACACGATGTCGTTCAGGAATTTCGGCACCACCGGGAACGCAGAACGCTCGACGAAGACGGTCGCCTTGCCCTTGGCGTCGATGCGCCAGATCTGATCGCGATCCGTCACGTAGAGATGGGTGCCGTCGTGGGCGAGGCCCTTCGGGTCGTTGAGGCCGGTTGCGAAGGGCTCCAGCGTCCCGTCCGCCTTGACGCGGACCACGCTGCCGTCGCCATCCTTCGCGAATTCGCCGATCTGGGAGACGTAGATCTCGCCGCGCGGACCGACCAGCGCCGACTCGGGATTGACGAGACCCTTGACGACGCGCGGGGCGCCCAGCGCTGCCGCGGCAGCAGTCGCGAAAATAATTGCTGCGAGCAGGCGCGCGACCGCTGCCGGGCATCTCGCCATTCGAATCATCGCAGTGCGGCAAGTGCTGCTTCGTAGTCGGGTTCCTGCTTGATCTCCGGCACGAGCTGGGAATACACGACCTTGTTGTTCTCGTCGAGCACCACCACGGCACGCGCGGTCAGGCCGCGCAGGGCGCCGTCGGTAATGTCGACACCGTAATCCGTGTGGAAGGCGCGATCCCGAAACGTCGAGAGCGTGACGACGTTCTCTAGACCCTCAGTGCTGCAGAAGCGGGTCATGGCGAAGGGCAGGTCGGCGGAGATCACGAGCACGACCGCGTTGTTCATGACGCCGGCCTTCTGATTGAACTCGCGCGTGCTCTTCGCGCAGGTCGGCGTGTCGAGGCTCGGCACGATGTTGAGCACCTTGCGCCTGCCGGCGTATTCGCCGAGTCCGACGTCCTTCAGATCCTTCGTCGTGAGATGAAAGTCCGCAGCCTTGCTGCCAGGCTTGGGGAACGCGCCTGCCACGCCGATCGGATTGCCGCCGAGGGTCACTTGGCTCATGGTTGTCTCCTCCGTGTATGGGTGAAGCGGATGCCGGAGCACGCGATTGTAGCGCGCCTGGCCGGACCTTCCGGTGAAAGTTGGCGCCGCCGCTACGGGTAGAAGAGAAACAGCCGATAGCCTTCTGCACGCATCGACCCGGTGTCGAGCGCGAGCCGCAGATTGACCTCGCCCTGGGCGGCCAGCCCCTGCGCCGGGTCGCTGCCGGCGGGGAGATAGTCGGCCGGACCGAGCACGCGGCGCGCGAGGATTTCGTCCTGCGCGTTCTGCAGCGTGACTTCGAGCGCCGGATATGCAACCGGAAACTCCGCGCTGTTCCTGAGTGTGGCGATGAGGGTGACACGGCTCGGTTCCTTGGTGTCTGCGACCATTTCGTCACCCTCGATCGCGAGCCGGTCGACGGCACGAGGCAGGCGGACCTCGCAGCCGACGATGCCGCAGAGCGCGACGAGCGCACCGCGCAGTGCCGGATGCTCCGCGGCGAGCATGTCGCGCTGGCGAAGCGCGAGTTGCAGCAAGAGCAGCACGAGGAGCAGGACCGAGACTGCAACCGTCTTCCACTGTTCCCGCAGCCGGTCGAGGACGGATGGGCGGGGCGGCGTCGGCGCGAAGACATCGACGAAGCCAGCGGCCGCAGATGACGCGGGCGGAGCGATTGGCGGCGTGGCGGCGGGCGCGGCCTCGGTCGTCACGGCGGGCGCTGCGGTGTCCTGAATCGCCGGGACGAGAGCGGTCGCCCTGCCTGTATCGGAGACCAGGTGCGCGAGACCGTCGAAGATCGCGTGGCAGCGCCCGCAGCGGACCTGGCCGGTCCGTGTCCGCAGCTGCTCGGGGCTCACGCGGAAGAGCGCCTGGCACACCGGGCAGCGGGTGGCGAGCGTCACGACCGGCGTCCCGCGAGCAGCGCCCAGCCGTCGAGCACGGCAACCGGGGCCAGGTGCAGGGCGGGAGCGTAGCTCGCCACCACGTCCGCGGCCTGCGCTTGCAGAATCCCGGAAAGGAGCAGCCACCCGCCCGGTCGCACGCGCGAGGTGAGCAGCGGCGCGAGCGCCTTGAGCGGGTTGGAAAGAATGTTCGCCAGCACGATGTCGTACACGGCCACGGGTGCGGCGTCCGGGCCCGTGAAGTGCGCCGCGACGCGATTCTGTTCCGCGTTGCGAACCGCTGCAAGCACGGCCTGGGGGTCGATGTCCACGCCGTGCACGACGGCGGCACCCAGCTTCATGGCGGCGATGGCGAGAATTCCCGAGCCGCAGCCGTAGTCGAGCACGCGCTCGCCACCGTGCACCGTGTCGGCCAGCCATTCCAGGCACAGCCGGGTGGTCGGATGGCTGCCGGTGCCGAATGCAATACCCGGGTCGAGCACGACATTGATCGCCGTCGGGTCCGGACTCGTGTGCCATGTGGGAACGATCCACAGTCGATTGGAGATGCGGATCGGCAGGAACTGGTCCTGTGTGAGGCGCACCCAGTCCGCATCGTCGACGCGGCGCGCCTGCAGCTCGATCGTCTCCCCGATACCGCAGGCGGCCAGGACCTGCCGCACCAGTGTCTGCGCCGGCAGGTCCTCGGGAAAGAGGGCGGTCACGCGCGCTGCCGGCCATGGCGCGAGCGTCGCCCCCGGTTCCTCGAAGATGGGGGTCTCGGCTTCGGTATCCGCCGCGCTGTCGGCGGTGTCGACGCAGACCGCTCCGCTCGCGAGCAATTCATCGGACAGTTCGTCGACGCGTTCGCCGGGCGCGACGAACTGAATGGCAAGCCAAGCCACGTGCGGGTCAGCCGCCCTTGTTGGCGGCGAGCTTCTGTTCGAGGTAGTGGATGCTGGTTCCGCCGCGCAGGAAGTTGGCGTCGGTGAGCAACTGCTGATGCAGCGGGATGTTGGTGCTGATGCCTTCCACGATCATCTCCGACAGCGCGACGCGCATGCGGGCGATCGCCTGCTCGCGGGTCTCGCCGTAGGCAATCACCTTGCCGATGAGGGAATCGTACTGGGAGGGCACGAAGTAGTTGGCGTAGATGTGCGTGTCGACGCGTACCCCCGGGCCGCCGGGCGGGTGATACGACTCGATGCGACCGGGGCTGGGCGTGAACTTGTACGGGTCCTCGGCGTTGATGCGGCACTCGATCGCATGCCCGCGAAAGGCGACGTCTCCCTGCCGCACGCGGAGCTTCTCGCCCGCCGCAATGCGGATCTGCTCTTGGACGATGTCGATGCCCGTGATCATCTCGGTGACCGGATGCTCGACCTGCACGCGGGTGTTCATCTCGATGAAGTAGAACTCGCCGTCCTGGTATAGGAACTCGAAGGTGCCGGCGCCGCGATAGTTGATCTTGCGGCAGGCCTCGGCGCAGCGGTCGCCGATCTGGTTGCGCCGGCGCGTGGGCAGCTGCGGCGCCGGGGCTTCCTCCATGATCTTCTGGTGTCGCCGCTGCATGGAGCAGTCGCGGTCGCCCAGATGCACGGCATTGCCCAACTCGTCCGCCAGCACCTGGATCTCGATGTGGCGCGGTCGCTCCAGGTACTTCTCGAGATAGAGCTCGGGGTTGCCGAAGGCGGCCTGTGCCTCGGCGCGGGTCGTCGCGACTGCGTTGAGCAGCGCGGCCTCGGTGTGGACGACGCGCATGCCGCGGCCGCCGCCTCCGCCCGCCGCTTTCACGATGACCGGATAGCCCACCGCGCGCGCAAGTTTGACGATTTCCGCCGAGGTTTCCGGCAGTACGCCCTCGCTGCCCGGCACGCAGGGGACACGGGCGCGCTTCATCGCCTGCTTCGCGCTTACCTTGTCACCCATCAGGCGGATCGTGTCGGGGCGTGGGCCGATGAACACGAAGCCGCTTTTTTCCACCTTTTCGGCGAAGTCGGCGTTTTCGGAGAGGAAGCCGTAGCCGGGATGGATTGCCTCTGCGTCCGTGACTTCCGCCGCGCTGATGATGGCGGGAATGTTGAGATAGCTCTCACTGGAGGGCGGCGGGCCGATGCAGACCGACTCGTCGGCAAGGCGCACGTACTTCGCCTCGCGGTCGGCCTCGGAATGCACGACGACCGTCTTGATGCCGAGCTCGCGGCAGGCGCGCTGCACACGAAGCGCGATCTCGCCGCGGTTGGCGATCAGTATCTTTTCGAACATGGGCGCGAACCGGTGCCAGTCGGGGAGCGTGGTGCCGGCGGTCTCGCGACCGATCGCGTCCTCGTCACGCGAAACTCAGCCGATCAGGAAGAGCGGCTCGCCGAACTCGACCGGCTGCCCGTTCTCGACATAGATCTCTTTCACGACTCCGCCCTTGTCGGATTCGATCTCGTTCAGGAGCTTCATCGCTTCGATGATGCAGAGAGTCTCGCCTTCCTTCACCTGACTGCCGACTTCCACGAACGTGGGGGCGCCGGGAGAGGGTGCACGATAGAAGGTGCCCACCATTGGTGACTTGACGACGTGGCCTTCCGGTTCGGCGGCCGCTGCGGCAGGGGCGGGTGCTCCCGGGGCTGCCGCGATCGCCGCCGGTGCGGGCTGCAGACCGTTGGCCATGACGATCTGGGCGGGCCCCTGGGCGCCGACGCGGGCGATGCGCACGCGTTCCTCGCCCTCGGTGATCTCGATCTCGGCGATGCCGGATTGCTCCACCAGGTCGATCAGTTTCTTCAGCTTTCTGAGATCCATGGTCATTTCCCTCGCCGGTAGCCGAGCGCAAATTCGAGGGCGAGTTCGTAGCCGCGGGCACCCAGGCCGCTGATCACGCCGACCGCGATATCGCTGAAATAGGAGTGGTGGCGAAAGGCCTCGCGTGCGAAGACGTTGGACAAATG
This window encodes:
- the prmA gene encoding 50S ribosomal protein L11 methyltransferase, producing MAWLAIQFVAPGERVDELSDELLASGAVCVDTADSAADTEAETPIFEEPGATLAPWPAARVTALFPEDLPAQTLVRQVLAACGIGETIELQARRVDDADWVRLTQDQFLPIRISNRLWIVPTWHTSPDPTAINVVLDPGIAFGTGSHPTTRLCLEWLADTVHGGERVLDYGCGSGILAIAAMKLGAAVVHGVDIDPQAVLAAVRNAEQNRVAAHFTGPDAAPVAVYDIVLANILSNPLKALAPLLTSRVRPGGWLLLSGILQAQAADVVASYAPALHLAPVAVLDGWALLAGRRS
- a CDS encoding SMP-30/gluconolactonase/LRE family protein: MARCPAAVARLLAAIIFATAAAAALGAPRVVKGLVNPESALVGPRGEIYVSQIGEFAKDGDGSVVRVKADGTLEPFATGLNDPKGLAHDGTHLYVTDRDQIWRIDAKGKATVFVERSAFPVVPKFLNDIVYDGAGHWYVSDSGAKGMGGAIFKVSPTGKVSLVTNTSLDPLVKSPNGLVMDGPNALIVVDFASGDLYRISLDRKKKSRKLATGFGGGDGLALDRKRQLYISDWKNGHVWRMPLTGSTPVPIKYEQSFEAAADLTLDASGRFLIVPDMKAGTLTWLPVKP
- the accC gene encoding acetyl-CoA carboxylase biotin carboxylase subunit; the encoded protein is MFEKILIANRGEIALRVQRACRELGIKTVVVHSEADREAKYVRLADESVCIGPPPSSESYLNIPAIISAAEVTDAEAIHPGYGFLSENADFAEKVEKSGFVFIGPRPDTIRLMGDKVSAKQAMKRARVPCVPGSEGVLPETSAEIVKLARAVGYPVIVKAAGGGGGRGMRVVHTEAALLNAVATTRAEAQAAFGNPELYLEKYLERPRHIEIQVLADELGNAVHLGDRDCSMQRRHQKIMEEAPAPQLPTRRRNQIGDRCAEACRKINYRGAGTFEFLYQDGEFYFIEMNTRVQVEHPVTEMITGIDIVQEQIRIAAGEKLRVRQGDVAFRGHAIECRINAEDPYKFTPSPGRIESYHPPGGPGVRVDTHIYANYFVPSQYDSLIGKVIAYGETREQAIARMRVALSEMIVEGISTNIPLHQQLLTDANFLRGGTSIHYLEQKLAANKGG
- a CDS encoding acetyl-CoA carboxylase biotin carboxyl carrier protein, which translates into the protein MDLRKLKKLIDLVEQSGIAEIEITEGEERVRIARVGAQGPAQIVMANGLQPAPAAIAAAPGAPAPAAAAAEPEGHVVKSPMVGTFYRAPSPGAPTFVEVGSQVKEGETLCIIEAMKLLNEIESDKGGVVKEIYVENGQPVEFGEPLFLIG
- a CDS encoding zinc-ribbon and DUF3426 domain-containing protein, giving the protein MTLATRCPVCQALFRVSPEQLRTRTGQVRCGRCHAIFDGLAHLVSDTGRATALVPAIQDTAAPAVTTEAAPAATPPIAPPASSAAAGFVDVFAPTPPRPSVLDRLREQWKTVAVSVLLLVLLLLQLALRQRDMLAAEHPALRGALVALCGIVGCEVRLPRAVDRLAIEGDEMVADTKEPSRVTLIATLRNSAEFPVAYPALEVTLQNAQDEILARRVLGPADYLPAGSDPAQGLAAQGEVNLRLALDTGSMRAEGYRLFLFYP
- the tpx gene encoding thiol peroxidase encodes the protein MSQVTLGGNPIGVAGAFPKPGSKAADFHLTTKDLKDVGLGEYAGRRKVLNIVPSLDTPTCAKSTREFNQKAGVMNNAVVLVISADLPFAMTRFCSTEGLENVVTLSTFRDRAFHTDYGVDITDGALRGLTARAVVVLDENNKVVYSQLVPEIKQEPDYEAALAALR